The stretch of DNA CAAGGTAAATTTGTCATTCGTGCGAACGATGTGACTGATGCAGTCGTCAAGGTTCAAGACATTATCGAACCCAATGACGTCGTGTTATTGTCTCCGGCATGTGCAAGTTGGGACCAATATGATACGTTTGAACAACGTGGGGAACGTTTTATCCAAGCATTTAGAGCACATTTACCCTCACATTAAAGGATGTGATGTTTGATGACCAAAAAAATACCAACGATTGATAATGAATATTTAAAAGAAAAAAGACGTAAGCAACGTGTGCGACAGCGGCGTATCCAATTGACGATTGTCATTGTTTTACTCGCTATCGTGATGTTGATTGTCGTATATATGTTTACACCGTTGAGTCAAATAAAACAAGCTGACATTAAAGGGAATCATTATGTGACAAATAAAGAAGTAATGACTGCGCTTGAAATTAATAATCATCCTCGGATATATGCTTATAGTGCGGAAGACGCGGAGACACGTATTAAAAAACATCCGCTCGTTGCAGATGTTTCGATTCATAAAGGATTGTTTAATCCCATCGAAGTGACAGTTAAAGAACATGAAATTATCGCACTAACTGCTGAGAAATCCCATACAGTACCTATAATTGAAAACGGTACAGTGTTAAAAGATTACAAGGAAAAAATACCTCAAGCAGCGCCATATATAGACGGATTCAAAG from Staphylococcus lutrae encodes:
- a CDS encoding cell division protein FtsQ/DivIB; protein product: MTKKIPTIDNEYLKEKRRKQRVRQRRIQLTIVIVLLAIVMLIVVYMFTPLSQIKQADIKGNHYVTNKEVMTALEINNHPRIYAYSAEDAETRIKKHPLVADVSIHKGLFNPIEVTVKEHEIIALTAEKSHTVPIIENGTVLKDYKEKIPQAAPYIDGFKGTEKRDLVDALQKMDRTTRAQISEIVTASQKDQPHLIKLFMRDGIEVVGNTNTIAEKLKYYPSMSQALEKDESGNLKKSGFIDLSVGATFIPYDNVKNGQGSSASAKEVQSGTASEDKAKDDLQKALNKIKDETS